The Prosthecobacter fusiformis sequence GTGCTGGGTTGAGTCACCACTGCCCGGGCGATGGCCACACGCTGCTGCTGACCTCCAGAAAGTTCCGCAGGGGTGTTGCGCAATTTTGTGGGTAATCCCACTGAGGAGAGGGCTTCAACAGCCCGTTCACGCCGTTCTTTTTTGGAAATGCCACGATACAGCAGGGGCAGTTCGACATTCTCCAGAGCGCTCGTCCGTGCCAGAAGATTGAAGCCTTGGAAAATGAATCCCAACGCATGACGGCGCAGCAAGGAGCGCTGCTCTGCATTCAATGTCTCCACAGCGATACCCTGATACAGATACTTCCCGGAAGAGGCTGTATCCAGACAGCCTAACAAATTCATCAACGTGGATTTACCGGAACCACTAGGCCCCATCACCGCGACAAACTCACCTTTGTTGATGGTCAGGTCCACACCTCGCAGAGCCTGAAAGGCCGCATCCCCATGGCCATACGTTTTGGTCAGACCATGCAGTGAGATCAATGATTTTGGAGATGCCTCTTTCATGGTTTTGGAATGCTATTGGCCCGGGTGATAACAGCCATGCCTTCGCTCAGCTCTTCGCCCGAGATTTCGGTAAAGCGACCATCTGAAAGACCGACTGTGACAGGAACCGCCACAGGCTGTCCATCGCGCAGGACCCATATCTGGGAGCGCCCAGATTTTCCTTTACTTGGCGCGGGGCCATCAGAATCACCGGGGGGACGAGGCCCACCGCTGCCAGAACGACGAGGACTAGGAATGAGGCTTTGCACAAAGGATTTCTTTTCGCCACCCCCCATGGCAGGGTGTGAAGATGAGACCGAAGGATCAAACCTCAGAGCAGCAGTCGGGACGATCAGTACATTCTCACTTTGCGCCACATGGATGTCGGCAGTGGCGGTCATCCCTGGACGCAGGCTGAGATCTTTGTTGGAGACTTCGAGCTCAGTTTCATAAGTCACCACATTGTCCGTCACGGCGGAGCCATATGAAACGCGAGTCACTTTGGCCGAATAAGTCCGCTCCGGCCAGGCATCCACGGTAAAGGTGGACTTTTGGTCCTTTGCCACA is a genomic window containing:
- a CDS encoding ABC transporter ATP-binding protein; protein product: MKEASPKSLISLHGLTKTYGHGDAAFQALRGVDLTINKGEFVAVMGPSGSGKSTLMNLLGCLDTASSGKYLYQGIAVETLNAEQRSLLRRHALGFIFQGFNLLARTSALENVELPLLYRGISKKERRERAVEALSSVGLPTKLRNTPAELSGGQQQRVAIARAVVTQPSTLFADEPTGNLDTTTTEEIMELLTRLNEDRGITVVMVTHEDEVAAYAKRTVRVKDGQIESDIRRD